A genomic segment from Tindallia californiensis encodes:
- a CDS encoding putative DNA modification/repair radical SAM protein produces the protein MNLSEKIKILAESAKYDVSCSSSGSNRKNIAGGLGNAAQSGICHTWSADGRCISLLKILMNNNCQYDCFYCHNRRSNDFPRASLLPSELADLTIAFYRRNYIEGLFLSSAIEDHPDRTMEKMTEVLRLLRKKHLFNGYIHIKGIPGSNPLLIHEAGLLADRISVNIELPSEKSLQLLAPQKKKEGILLPMKQIHQTSLQQQQEKKHFPSAPDFAPAGQSTQVMIGASPENDRQILRLSESLYRKFQLKRVYYSAYVPVNKNSKLPLPIQPPPQQREHRLYQADWLLRFYGFHAEDLLPSHQPDLSLHLDPKCVWALNHPEIFPVEVTRADLHTLLRVPGIGPVSARRLMTARRSSPLHFDTLQRTGIVMKRARYFITCQGKYHGGKDFYPERISRLLQQESQRQMAGYKGYQLSFEDWRHEITR, from the coding sequence ATGAATCTATCCGAAAAAATTAAAATTCTGGCCGAAAGCGCTAAATATGATGTTTCCTGTTCTTCTAGCGGCAGCAATCGAAAAAACATCGCCGGCGGCCTTGGCAATGCGGCACAGTCAGGTATTTGTCATACCTGGTCTGCTGATGGACGATGTATTTCCTTATTAAAAATCCTGATGAACAATAACTGTCAGTATGACTGCTTCTATTGTCACAATCGTCGATCCAACGATTTTCCAAGAGCTAGTCTCCTGCCATCCGAACTAGCTGACTTAACCATCGCCTTTTACCGTCGAAATTATATTGAAGGGCTTTTTCTTAGCTCAGCCATTGAAGATCACCCGGATCGAACCATGGAAAAGATGACTGAAGTGCTTCGCCTTTTAAGAAAGAAACATCTTTTTAATGGCTATATTCATATCAAAGGCATTCCCGGCTCAAATCCCTTACTCATTCACGAAGCTGGTTTGCTGGCTGATCGTATTAGCGTTAATATTGAACTTCCTTCTGAAAAAAGTTTGCAATTACTCGCACCTCAGAAAAAGAAAGAAGGCATCCTGTTGCCAATGAAGCAAATTCATCAAACAAGTCTCCAGCAACAGCAGGAAAAAAAGCATTTTCCTTCGGCTCCAGATTTTGCACCAGCCGGTCAGAGCACTCAGGTGATGATTGGTGCCAGCCCAGAAAATGACCGGCAAATTTTGAGGCTTTCAGAAAGCCTTTATCGTAAGTTCCAGTTAAAAAGAGTCTATTATTCCGCTTATGTGCCGGTTAATAAAAATTCCAAACTTCCTCTTCCTATCCAGCCGCCACCACAACAGAGGGAACATCGACTTTACCAAGCTGACTGGCTTTTACGATTCTATGGTTTCCATGCCGAAGACTTACTGCCCAGCCATCAGCCTGATTTAAGCCTGCACTTAGACCCTAAATGCGTCTGGGCACTAAACCATCCTGAGATTTTTCCGGTTGAAGTCACCCGAGCCGATCTCCATACCTTATTGAGAGTTCCCGGTATCGGCCCTGTATCCGCCAGACGGCTTATGACAGCCAGACGGTCATCTCCTCTGCATTTTGACACCCTTCAGCGAACCGGCATTGTTATGAAACGCGCCCGCTACTTTATTACTTGTCAGGGAAAGTATCACGGAGGCAAGGATTTTTATCCAGAAAGAATTTCCCGCCTCTTACAACAGGAGAGCCAACGTCAGATGGCAGGATATAAAGGATATCAGTTAAGTTTCGAGGATTGGAGGCATGAAATAACAAGATGA
- a CDS encoding TIGR03915 family putative DNA repair protein, producing the protein MKTFLYENSFDGLLTALYYALADGTLENRVVSKEHYQPDLFSQPVTIATDFHISQKLYEGIPRRISGQTLRNIYHLYLSEILETGQWSYLYLRKGFQIGPAVNQHITDPEIHQVLKKCRQVLREYHRMTGLLRFQSLKNKVLYAPYHPDFHLTPLLAGHFSRRFSSHPWIIHDINREQAAFWDTKKWVLHPLSPKETLPLSGDEVHFQQLWKAYFQQIAIKERLNLPLQQQFVPQKHRRYLTEFTE; encoded by the coding sequence ATGAAAACTTTTTTATATGAAAACAGTTTCGATGGTCTGTTAACCGCTCTGTACTATGCCTTGGCGGATGGCACCCTAGAGAACCGAGTGGTTTCGAAGGAGCACTACCAGCCGGACCTATTTTCACAACCAGTTACCATTGCTACCGATTTCCATATTTCTCAGAAACTATATGAAGGGATCCCTCGGCGTATTTCCGGGCAGACCCTTCGAAATATCTACCATTTATATTTATCAGAAATATTAGAGACAGGCCAGTGGAGTTATCTTTACCTGCGAAAAGGCTTTCAGATTGGCCCAGCCGTTAACCAACATATAACAGATCCCGAAATACATCAGGTATTAAAGAAATGCCGCCAGGTTCTTAGAGAATATCATCGTATGACAGGCCTATTGCGCTTTCAGTCTTTGAAAAACAAGGTTCTTTATGCACCCTACCACCCAGACTTTCACCTTACCCCTTTACTGGCAGGCCATTTTTCCCGCCGCTTTTCTTCTCATCCATGGATTATTCACGATATCAATCGTGAGCAGGCAGCCTTTTGGGACACCAAAAAATGGGTTTTACATCCACTTTCTCCAAAAGAAACACTTCCTCTTTCAGGGGATGAAGTTCATTTCCAGCAACTCTGGAAAGCTTATTTTCAACAAATCGCCATAAAAGAACGTCTTAATCTGCCTCTTCAACAACAATTCGTTCCCCAAAAACATCGCCGTTACTTAACAGAATTCACAGAATAA